The following proteins come from a genomic window of Nitrospirota bacterium:
- a CDS encoding MMPL family transporter, producing MLKFSLFLIRFFKKRPLIVLSIILLLSVFSIYIIYQTGFGQNFLQYIPKEAVKTHAYLEALNHLGGEKNCYIILRGHMPIILEKAEKISKELKELKEITDVKYRLTDELKNYYITLLKKRLPLYLSDEFIDDFFYRISPSGIEEAIRRTKLRMMMPGGGEIGRIDPLGLSDFIRPFPETESLFDTNTGFYLLKEKNALVIIATANGEPRDLSFDHNLITGIEAVLKKNLDEKEDISYMITGSHAITYYEATQMKSEMQRNIIISLVLVSIVMFIFFRRDLRIMFYAFLPVAISVIFTLGLISLLMGNLTEASVGFGGMLIGLGVDLSIILYIKHLYQKNIEKSIEQTSTGIWTGALTTWATFFPMALSGFKGIQELGILTSSGIIICALILFGVVAGLIRLKTNVTLPYHFSSFGRILLNNNVKRVLPILFFILIAFSLWITKDIKFDIDLREIGSEKNPARTVLGEIIKDDKKVFLMGDGDNPDDAIIKADTIEKQLYASNIRDVISQTTFVPPLEKQLMIINLLRNINKDQVIKNFAMKAEQVGFSNKFIMQYSDTLNEILSVNTPITYEDIMYNEFFKNRFLWKDGNRFHYLVIIHNKNATDIPDISGVTVIDKESIKKELSDLLKTDALKITLIGFLLVNIILLVSFRSIKITILIQLPILIGIIFTLAILTATGRHIHIMSALTAVMLFGIGTDYAIHFVHHMKKENDIQKIISQTGTAIIISALTTICGFGSLYFSSYRGLSDIGFAVSIGTALNLILVFLFLPLYKSSKIRP from the coding sequence ATGCTTAAATTTTCTCTCTTTCTTATAAGATTTTTTAAAAAAAGACCGCTCATCGTCCTTTCGATTATCCTTCTTTTGTCAGTTTTTTCAATTTACATTATTTATCAAACAGGTTTCGGGCAGAATTTTCTTCAGTATATCCCCAAAGAGGCTGTCAAGACACACGCTTATCTTGAAGCATTGAATCATCTCGGTGGTGAGAAGAATTGTTACATAATTCTCAGAGGTCACATGCCAATAATATTAGAGAAAGCAGAAAAGATAAGCAAAGAACTAAAAGAGCTTAAAGAGATTACAGATGTTAAATATCGGCTAACGGATGAGTTAAAAAATTATTACATCACACTTCTCAAGAAAAGGCTCCCTCTATATTTATCTGATGAATTTATCGATGATTTCTTTTATCGGATATCGCCATCTGGTATTGAGGAAGCTATAAGAAGAACGAAACTCAGGATGATGATGCCCGGAGGTGGGGAGATAGGAAGAATTGACCCCCTTGGGCTTAGTGATTTTATCAGGCCTTTTCCTGAAACAGAAAGTCTCTTTGACACAAACACTGGATTTTATCTTTTAAAAGAAAAGAATGCCCTGGTCATTATAGCAACAGCAAACGGAGAACCGAGAGATCTGTCCTTTGATCATAATCTTATAACCGGTATAGAAGCTGTTCTTAAAAAGAACCTTGACGAGAAAGAAGATATAAGTTACATGATAACAGGCAGCCACGCTATAACATATTATGAAGCAACTCAGATGAAAAGCGAGATGCAGAGAAATATTATAATCTCCCTCGTGCTTGTCAGCATTGTTATGTTTATCTTTTTCAGGAGAGATTTGAGAATAATGTTCTATGCATTTTTACCTGTTGCCATATCTGTTATTTTCACACTCGGATTAATCAGCTTATTAATGGGCAATCTGACAGAGGCCTCTGTTGGATTCGGAGGCATGCTCATCGGTCTTGGAGTCGATCTATCCATTATCCTATATATAAAGCATCTTTATCAAAAAAACATCGAGAAATCTATAGAGCAAACTTCAACCGGCATATGGACAGGAGCGCTTACTACATGGGCAACGTTCTTTCCAATGGCATTATCCGGATTTAAAGGAATTCAGGAACTCGGCATCCTCACGTCTTCAGGTATAATCATCTGTGCATTGATCCTCTTTGGAGTAGTTGCAGGTTTAATCAGATTAAAAACAAATGTGACGTTGCCTTACCATTTTTCTTCTTTCGGTAGAATATTGTTAAATAATAATGTTAAAAGGGTTTTACCGATACTTTTTTTTATTTTGATAGCTTTCTCACTCTGGATAACCAAAGATATAAAATTTGATATTGATTTAAGGGAGATTGGTTCTGAAAAAAATCCTGCACGAACAGTTCTTGGTGAAATCATCAAGGATGATAAAAAGGTATTTTTAATGGGCGATGGAGATAATCCTGATGACGCAATAATAAAGGCGGATACAATTGAAAAACAACTTTATGCCTCTAATATAAGGGATGTTATATCTCAAACAACTTTTGTCCCACCTCTTGAAAAACAGTTAATGATTATCAACCTCCTCAGGAATATCAATAAAGATCAAGTTATTAAAAATTTCGCCATGAAGGCTGAGCAGGTTGGATTTTCAAATAAGTTCATCATGCAATATTCAGATACTTTAAATGAGATATTGTCAGTAAATACTCCGATTACATATGAAGATATAATGTATAATGAATTTTTTAAGAACAGATTTTTATGGAAGGATGGCAATAGATTTCATTACCTGGTCATTATTCATAATAAAAATGCTACAGATATTCCTGATATCTCAGGAGTAACCGTCATAGACAAAGAATCTATTAAAAAAGAACTATCTGATCTTTTAAAAACAGATGCATTAAAAATTACCCTTATCGGATTTTTACTTGTGAACATCATACTTCTTGTAAGTTTCAGAAGTATAAAGATTACAATATTGATTCAATTACCGATTCTTATCGGGATAATTTTTACATTAGCTATTCTCACAGCGACAGGACGTCATATCCACATCATGAGTGCACTAACAGCAGTGATGCTCTTCGGAATAGGAACCGATTATGCCATACACTTTGTTCATCATATGAAAAAAGAAAACGATATTCAGAAGATTATTTCACAAACAGGCACTGCCATTATCATTTCTGCACTCACTACTATCTGCGGTTTCGGGAGTCTTTATTTCTCATCCTATAGAGGACTTTCTGATATCGGATTCGCTGTTTCGATAGGGACGGCTCTAAACCTCATACTTGTTTTTCTATTCTTACCGCTGTATAAATCAAGTAAGATTCGTCCTTAA